The nucleotide window TTGTTCGGTTTTATTCCCTGAGATCACAATCTTACATTCATACGCTGAAGCTCAGATCAGTTGTTTATTCTGTGAGGTGCAGCTCTCGAATTGTTGCTATTTCTCAAGCAACTCAGGTTGTTGGCTAatggaaaattttcttttcaagcaCTTGTAATTTTTGCCTTATTGGGGTTCAATAATTAAGTTTTATTTGCTGCAGATACACTGTTTTGATGCCACAACATTGGAGAGAGAATATACTATTCTTACAAATCCTATAGTCACAGGTTATCCTGGTTCTGGAGGTACAGGCTATGGTCCTCTTGCAGTTGGTCCCAGATGGCTGGCTTACAGTGGAAGTCCAGTTGCAGTCTCCAATTCTGGACGTGTAAGCCCGCAGCATCTAACACCTTCTGAAAGTTTTTCTGGTTTCAATTCAAATGGGAGTTTGGTTGCACATTATGCAAAAGAATCGAGCAAGCAACTTGCTGCTGGAATTGTGACACTAGGTGACATGGGATATAAGAAGTTGTCCAGGTATTGCTCAGTGCTTCTACCTGATTCCAATGGTTCCCTTCAATCAGGGAGTCCTGGCTGTAAAGTCAATGGTACTGTTAATGGCCATTTTCCTGATGCAGATAACGTAGGAATGGTACATGGCTTCTCCTTTTGTTTCTTTTTACCTGTATTGCCAACTGTAGAAAATATTAATATTCTGATGTAAAAATATTATGTTGAACTCCAGTACACTACAAATGGATAATATGCAGTTGGTAAGAGGTGTGAgttttttaattgatattttagtAGTAGTTATGTATAAGATTATGTAGTTTTGGTTTCATGCTTCCTTTTTTCTGTCTCAAGTTCTGATGTAAAAATACTTCTCCCTTTTTGTCTACTCTTGTTGATCAGGTCGTTGTCAGGGATATTGTCAGTAAGTGTGTCATTGCCCAATTTAGAGCACACAGAAGTCCTATTTCAGCGTTGTGCTTCGATCCTAGTGGGACCCTTTTAGTTACTGCCTCAGTTCATGGCCATAACATAAATGTTTTCAAAATAATGCCTGGACTCTCAGGAAGCTCTTTCATGGTTGATGCTGGTACATCTTATGCACATCTTTACAGGCTGCAGCGTGGATTTACCAATGTTGTAAGGGCAGCATAAttgcttgaatttttttttccatgCTTCATCATTAGTGTTTAATGTCATTTTCTAAAAAATTCTGTCTTCTGGATTTACATTCCCAGGTTATACAGGACATCAGTTTCAGTAATGACAGCAACTGGATTATGATAAGTTCCTCGAGGGGGACCAGCCATTTATTTGCTATTAATCCCTTTGGAGGATCAGTGAACTTTCAGACTTCAGATGCTAGTTACAATGCTAAAAATAGCGTATTAGGTGTAATGACCAAGCCAGCTGTTCGTTGGCCGCCTAACTTAGGCTTACAAATGCACAATCAACAGACCATTTGCGCACCTGGTCCCCCAGTTACACTCTCTGTTGTCAGCAGAATAAGGAATGGAAATAATGGCTGGAGAGGTACAGTAACTGGTGCTGCAGCGGCTGCTACGGGAAGGTTGGGTTCCCTTTCAGGTGCTATTGCTTCATCTTTTCATTACTCCAAAGGTAACAAtgttttatatgtggatggcACCACATTGAAGACAAAGTACAACCTTCTTGTTTTCTCTCCTTCGGGCTGTATGATACAATATTTGTTGCAAATATCAGCGGGTATAGATTCAACGACTGTTGTGTCTGGATTAGCGACAGCTCATGAATCTATTCCAGAAAGTGATGGAAGGTTAGTAGTTGAGGCAATTCAGAAGTGGAATATTTGTCAGAAACAAAACCGAAGAGAGCAAGAGGATAATGTTGACATATACGGTGAGAATGGAACTTCAGACAGCAATAAGATATATCCTGAAGGCAAAAAGAAAGGAGATTTTGTTCATCCTGAAGGTAGGGTTGCAGCTACAGAAGCGAAGATCAGCCTTGAGGAAAAGCATAATTTGTATATTTCAGAAGCTGAACTACAAACACATCAACCTTGTATTCCATTATGGGAAAAACCTGAGGTATTTTTTATGTTTGAGGATATCAAATTGTTAATAGAATTGTGTGTGTTTTTACTTTGGTCTGGAACTTGCCCTTTGTTCTTGTTAATTTCTTGCCAGATATACTTTCAATTAATGACAGCAGAGGAGATAAAAATGGATAGGGAAACTGCATTAGGAGGAGAAATTGATGTTGAAAGGATTCCAACTCGTATGATTGAAGCAAGGTCAAAGAATTTAGTTCCAGTATTTGACTACCTTCAACATGCAAGGTGTGCTGAAattcttttaattatatttttcctTGTTAATTTGAGTTTTGCTTCCATTTGAAGGGAAATGTTTTAAAATAAAGGCAGAGTTCAGCAAAAATGGTTATAATGATAAAGAAATAAACTTAAAGGCCTAATGTGAATGACTGTGCTCTGTTCTATGGTTAAACAAATCCAAGCTGTGAAAGAAGATTTAGTTGATTGGTCTTTGGGATAGAATGTTTTGATTTACGAGAgaacaagctttaaaagcttgtgtgATGTAGTGGGTATTATTTTTTCTTAGATTTATCATGTtaatatgattaataaataaaaaaatttatattgagAACATAATCCAATAATGTTttgtaataatataaaatattatacttatAGACAAAACTATCATCTATCGATAAttatttaaatcatttagttagttcaattgaaatgaaattttaatcaTTTACTATATTGCATATTACTTGTGTGTATATAGTTTAGTTTAAGACcaactaatattaataatataatatttattatttacttattataatacgctgaataaaatataatttgataataaaaaatatttaattgtagAGTCTAGTTATAAAAGAATATGG belongs to Hevea brasiliensis isolate MT/VB/25A 57/8 chromosome 4, ASM3005281v1, whole genome shotgun sequence and includes:
- the LOC110632728 gene encoding autophagy-related protein 18f isoform X3, encoding MLKAEIGESGILVIGVFIAFVFWTIGTIMRNSSDGQHQQKKNSQGRPNSGFLPSSFRTISSYLRIVSSGASTVAKSAASVAQSIVDKDVDGNNDQVHWAGFDKLEDEGDVIRRVLLLGYRSGFQVWDVEEADNVRDLVSRHDGPVSFMQMLPKPIASKRSADNFADSRPLLVVCTDGTLSGASTVQDGLAKLHNGGTTSHHDLHDGSFMPTIVRFYSLRSQSYIHTLKLRSVVYSVRCSSRIVAISQATQIHCFDATTLEREYTILTNPIVTGYPGSGGTGYGPLAVGPRWLAYSGSPVAVSNSGRVSPQHLTPSESFSGFNSNGSLVAHYAKESSKQLAAGIVTLGDMGYKKLSRYCSVLLPDSNGSLQSGSPGCKVNGTVNGHFPDADNVGMVVVRDIVSKCVIAQFRAHRSPISALCFDPSGTLLVTASVHGHNINVFKIMPGLSGSSFMVDAGTSYAHLYRLQRGFTNVVIQDISFSNDSNWIMISSSRGTSHLFAINPFGGSVNFQTSDASYNAKNSVLGVMTKPAVRWPPNLGLQMHNQQTICAPGPPVTLSVVSRIRNGNNGWRGTVTGAAAAATGRLGSLSGAIASSFHYSKGNNVLYVDGTTLKTKYNLLVFSPSGCMIQYLLQISAGIDSTTVVSGLATAHESIPESDGRLVVEAIQKWNICQKQNRREQEDNVDIYGENGTSDSNKIYPEGKKKGDFVHPEGRVAATEAKISLEEKHNLYISEAELQTHQPCIPLWEKPEIYFQLMTAEEIKMDRETALGGEIDVERIPTRMIEARSKNLVPVFDYLQHASHKLIKKGQKGEPG
- the LOC110632728 gene encoding autophagy-related protein 18f isoform X1; translation: MLKAEIGESGILVIGVFIAFVFWTIGTIMRNSSDGQHQQKKNSQGRPNSGFLPSSFRTISSYLRIVSSGASTVAKSAASVAQSIVDKDVDGNNDQVHWAGFDKLEDEGDVIRRVLLLGYRSGFQVWDVEEADNVRDLVSRHDGPVSFMQMLPKPIASKRSADNFADSRPLLVVCTDGTLSGASTVQDGLAKLHNGGTTSHHDLHDGSFMPTIVRFYSLRSQSYIHTLKLRSVVYSVRCSSRIVAISQATQIHCFDATTLEREYTILTNPIVTGYPGSGGTGYGPLAVGPRWLAYSGSPVAVSNSGRVSPQHLTPSESFSGFNSNGSLVAHYAKESSKQLAAGIVTLGDMGYKKLSRYCSVLLPDSNGSLQSGSPGCKVNGTVNGHFPDADNVGMVVVRDIVSKCVIAQFRAHRSPISALCFDPSGTLLVTASVHGHNINVFKIMPGLSGSSFMVDAGTSYAHLYRLQRGFTNVVIQDISFSNDSNWIMISSSRGTSHLFAINPFGGSVNFQTSDASYNAKNSVLGVMTKPAVRWPPNLGLQMHNQQTICAPGPPVTLSVVSRIRNGNNGWRGTVTGAAAAATGRLGSLSGAIASSFHYSKGNNVLYVDGTTLKTKYNLLVFSPSGCMIQYLLQISAGIDSTTVVSGLATAHESIPESDGRLVVEAIQKWNICQKQNRREQEDNVDIYGENGTSDSNKIYPEGKKKGDFVHPEGRVAATEAKISLEEKHNLYISEAELQTHQPCIPLWEKPEIYFQLMTAEEIKMDRETALGGEIDVERIPTRMIEARSKNLVPVFDYLQHARVPALDSNINGRLHHQRSVLSENSRLSCRKSAGCLDSMADCATAAASHQNGVEETGRNGPRMPVVAAGFVHISNRPKTDAWLENVNNRDSLRTEAQLKFVNSNNAGSKVENHFEDEGDKFD
- the LOC110632728 gene encoding autophagy-related protein 18f isoform X2 produces the protein MLKAEIGESGILVIGVFIAFVFWTIGTIMRNSSDGQHQQKKNSQGRPNSGFLPSSFRTISSYLRIVSSGASTVAKSAASVAQSIVDKDVDGNNDQVHWAGFDKLEDEGDVIRRVLLLGYRSGFQVWDVEEADNVRDLVSRHDGPVSFMQMLPKPIASKRSADNFADSRPLLVVCTDGTLSGASTVQDGLAKLHNGGTTSHHDLHDGSFMPTIVRFYSLRSQSYIHTLKLRSVVYSVRCSSRIVAISQATQIHCFDATTLEREYTILTNPIVTGYPGSGGTGYGPLAVGPRWLAYSGSPVAVSNSGRVSPQHLTPSESFSGFNSNGSLVAHYAKESSKQLAAGIVTLGDMGYKKLSRYCSVLLPDSNGSLQSGSPGCKVNGTVNGHFPDADNVGMVVVRDIVSKCVIAQFRAHRSPISALCFDPSGTLLVTASVHGHNINVFKIMPGLSGSSFMVDAGTSYAHLYRLQRGFTNVVIQDISFSNDSNWIMISSSRGTSHLFAINPFGGSVNFQTSDASYNAKNSVLGVMTKPAVRWPPNLGLQMHNQQTICAPGPPVTLSVVSRIRNGNNGWRGTVTGAAAAATGRLGSLSGAIASSFHYSKGNNVLYVDGTTLKTKYNLLVFSPSGCMIQYLLQISAGIDSTTVVSGLATAHESIPESDGRLVVEAIQKWNICQKQNRREQEDNVDIYGENGTSDSNKIYPEGKKKGDFVHPEGRVAATEAKISLEEKHNLYISEAELQTHQPCIPLWEKPEIYFQLMTAEEIKMDRETALGGEIDVERIPTRMIEARSKNLVPVFDYLQHARKSAGCLDSMADCATAAASHQNGVEETGRNGPRMPVVAAGFVHISNRPKTDAWLENVNNRDSLRTEAQLKFVNSNNAGSKVENHFEDEGDKFD